A portion of the Bombina bombina isolate aBomBom1 chromosome 11, aBomBom1.pri, whole genome shotgun sequence genome contains these proteins:
- the LOC128641841 gene encoding insulin-like growth factor-binding protein complex acid labile subunit isoform X2: MQQLQTPVSTVTVSMGHTRAGFMILIFLYNSSTREILTSSSKPLEAETATLVTDSDNVRCPPPCVCSYDFSEEYNVFCSSRNLSRIPEILPTSVQSLWLDGNNLTSVQAGVFRNLTQLDFLNLQSNHLSSLDQHAFHGLKTLAHLHLERNMLKYLAPNIFLYTQSLVFLSLNNNHFTKIEDSLFSGLLHLWYLNLGWNSIVVLPDLVFHDLPNLRELVLAGNRLVFLQTPLFFTLMELRELDLSGNSLRGIKANVFTKLNKVHKLYLNHNQISTIAPRAFIGMKSLRWLDLSHNRLTTLYEDTFFGLLSLHVLRLSNNSLTGLRPRIFKDLQLLEELNLGNNRIKILQERTFEGLGHLDYLTLNHNNIQEIRPGAFLGLKNVAVMNISGNCLKVLPEHSFKGLNKLHSLHMENSCLSRIKPLLFSDVSSVRRLFLQHNDISAIDDLSFSNLEHLLELDLRFNKLTHLSTKSLMGLKSLSYLLLSSNQLITVSSEAFSQCQHLKWLDVSDNQLKLLAGDIFFHLNNLRYLSLQNNLLKWISVDFLHSNSHMQQLWLNGNQWDCSCYLKELRDFSLRNMTIVPQLVQSVPEGDESNTLINIYNNITCASPPEVIGQDLRDLRDEHFAHC, translated from the coding sequence GTTTTATGATATTGATTTTTCTCTACAATTCCTCCACAAGAGAAATATTGACCTCTAGCTCTAAGCCTCTTGAGGCAGAAACAGCAACTTTAGTCACTGACTCAGATAATGTTAGATGCCCCCCACCATGTGTGTGTAGTTATGATTTCAGTGAAGAGTACAATGTCTTCTGCAGCTCACGTAATCTGTCTAGGATTCCAGAGATATTGCCTACCAGTGTTCAGTCTCTATGGTTAGATGGAAACAACCTCACATCTGTCCAAGCTGGTGTTTTCAGGAATTTAACACAGCTGGATTTCCTCAATTTGCAAAGTAATCATCTCAGTAGCTTGGACCAACATGCTTTTCATGGTCTAAAAACACTTGCACATCTCCACTTGGAAAGGAATATGCTGAAATATTTGGCACCCAATATATTCCTTTATACACAGAGCCTAGTGTTCCTCAGCCTCAACAACAATCACTTTACTAAAATTGAGGATAGTCTGTTTTCTGGCCTCTTACATCTCTGGTACCTGAATTTGGGCTGGAATTCAATAGTGGTGCTACCAGACTTGGTGTTCCATGATCTGCCTAATCTGAGAGAGCTTGTATTGGCTGGAAATCGACTAGTTTTCCTTCAGACTCCTCTTTTCTTTACCCTGATGGAGTTGAGGGAATTAGATTTAAGTGGGAACTCACTGAGAGGAATTAAAGCTAATGTATTCACAAAACTAAACAAAGTTCACAAGCTTTATCTAAACCACAATCAGATTTCTACTATTGCTCCTAGAGCCTTTATTGGTATGAAATCACTTCGCTGGCTTGATCTGTCTCATAACCGCTTGACAACTCTGTATGAGGACACTTTTTTTGGacttttgagccttcatgttcttCGACTATCCAATAATTCTCTTACAGGATTAAGGCCTAGAATTTTCAAAGACCTCCAGCTTTTAGAGGAACTAAATCTTGGCAACAACAGAATAAAGATCCTCCAGGAACGTACATTTGAAGGACTGGGCCATCTGGATTATTTGACACTAAACCACAATAATATTCAAGAGATCCGTCCAGGAGCATTTTTAGGACTGAAAAATGTTGCAGTGATGAACATTTCTGGAAACTGCCTCAAAGTTCTTCCAGAACACTCATTTAAAGGGCTAAACAAACTTCACAGTTTACATATGGAGAATAGTTGCCTTAGCAGAATAAAGcctctgttattttctgatgtcTCTAGTGTCCGTAGGCTCTTCCTGCAGCACAATGATATCTCAGCCATTGATGATCTTAGTTTCTCTAACCTAGAGCACTTACTTGAACTTGATCTCAGATTTAACAAGTTAACCCATCTCTCAACTAAATCACTCATGGGTCTCAAAAGCCTTTCATACCTTCTTCTTTCTTCAAATCAACTAATAACAGTTTCTTCAGAAGCCTTCAGTCAATGTCAGCACCTTAAATGGCTTGATGTATCAGATAACCAGCTAAAATTACTGGCTGgtgatatattttttcatttgaacaacCTTAGGTATCTAAGTCTCCAAAATAACTTATTGAAATGGATTTCAGTGGATTTTTTGCATTCTAACTCACATATGCAGCAGCTGTGGTTAAATGGTAATCAGTGGGATTGCAGCTGTTATCTTAAGGAGCTAAGAGACTTTTCTCTGAGGAATATGACTATTGTCCCTCAACTGGTACAGTCTGTGCCAGAAGGTGATGAAAGCAACACACTTATCAACATTTATAACAACATTACATGTGCCAGTCCTCCAGAAGTTATTGGACAGGATTTACGGGACTTAAGAGATGAACACTTTGCACACTGTTAG
- the LOC128641841 gene encoding insulin-like growth factor-binding protein complex acid labile subunit isoform X1, translating to MQQLQTPVSTVTVSMGHTRAAGFMILIFLYNSSTREILTSSSKPLEAETATLVTDSDNVRCPPPCVCSYDFSEEYNVFCSSRNLSRIPEILPTSVQSLWLDGNNLTSVQAGVFRNLTQLDFLNLQSNHLSSLDQHAFHGLKTLAHLHLERNMLKYLAPNIFLYTQSLVFLSLNNNHFTKIEDSLFSGLLHLWYLNLGWNSIVVLPDLVFHDLPNLRELVLAGNRLVFLQTPLFFTLMELRELDLSGNSLRGIKANVFTKLNKVHKLYLNHNQISTIAPRAFIGMKSLRWLDLSHNRLTTLYEDTFFGLLSLHVLRLSNNSLTGLRPRIFKDLQLLEELNLGNNRIKILQERTFEGLGHLDYLTLNHNNIQEIRPGAFLGLKNVAVMNISGNCLKVLPEHSFKGLNKLHSLHMENSCLSRIKPLLFSDVSSVRRLFLQHNDISAIDDLSFSNLEHLLELDLRFNKLTHLSTKSLMGLKSLSYLLLSSNQLITVSSEAFSQCQHLKWLDVSDNQLKLLAGDIFFHLNNLRYLSLQNNLLKWISVDFLHSNSHMQQLWLNGNQWDCSCYLKELRDFSLRNMTIVPQLVQSVPEGDESNTLINIYNNITCASPPEVIGQDLRDLRDEHFAHC from the coding sequence CAGGTTTTATGATATTGATTTTTCTCTACAATTCCTCCACAAGAGAAATATTGACCTCTAGCTCTAAGCCTCTTGAGGCAGAAACAGCAACTTTAGTCACTGACTCAGATAATGTTAGATGCCCCCCACCATGTGTGTGTAGTTATGATTTCAGTGAAGAGTACAATGTCTTCTGCAGCTCACGTAATCTGTCTAGGATTCCAGAGATATTGCCTACCAGTGTTCAGTCTCTATGGTTAGATGGAAACAACCTCACATCTGTCCAAGCTGGTGTTTTCAGGAATTTAACACAGCTGGATTTCCTCAATTTGCAAAGTAATCATCTCAGTAGCTTGGACCAACATGCTTTTCATGGTCTAAAAACACTTGCACATCTCCACTTGGAAAGGAATATGCTGAAATATTTGGCACCCAATATATTCCTTTATACACAGAGCCTAGTGTTCCTCAGCCTCAACAACAATCACTTTACTAAAATTGAGGATAGTCTGTTTTCTGGCCTCTTACATCTCTGGTACCTGAATTTGGGCTGGAATTCAATAGTGGTGCTACCAGACTTGGTGTTCCATGATCTGCCTAATCTGAGAGAGCTTGTATTGGCTGGAAATCGACTAGTTTTCCTTCAGACTCCTCTTTTCTTTACCCTGATGGAGTTGAGGGAATTAGATTTAAGTGGGAACTCACTGAGAGGAATTAAAGCTAATGTATTCACAAAACTAAACAAAGTTCACAAGCTTTATCTAAACCACAATCAGATTTCTACTATTGCTCCTAGAGCCTTTATTGGTATGAAATCACTTCGCTGGCTTGATCTGTCTCATAACCGCTTGACAACTCTGTATGAGGACACTTTTTTTGGacttttgagccttcatgttcttCGACTATCCAATAATTCTCTTACAGGATTAAGGCCTAGAATTTTCAAAGACCTCCAGCTTTTAGAGGAACTAAATCTTGGCAACAACAGAATAAAGATCCTCCAGGAACGTACATTTGAAGGACTGGGCCATCTGGATTATTTGACACTAAACCACAATAATATTCAAGAGATCCGTCCAGGAGCATTTTTAGGACTGAAAAATGTTGCAGTGATGAACATTTCTGGAAACTGCCTCAAAGTTCTTCCAGAACACTCATTTAAAGGGCTAAACAAACTTCACAGTTTACATATGGAGAATAGTTGCCTTAGCAGAATAAAGcctctgttattttctgatgtcTCTAGTGTCCGTAGGCTCTTCCTGCAGCACAATGATATCTCAGCCATTGATGATCTTAGTTTCTCTAACCTAGAGCACTTACTTGAACTTGATCTCAGATTTAACAAGTTAACCCATCTCTCAACTAAATCACTCATGGGTCTCAAAAGCCTTTCATACCTTCTTCTTTCTTCAAATCAACTAATAACAGTTTCTTCAGAAGCCTTCAGTCAATGTCAGCACCTTAAATGGCTTGATGTATCAGATAACCAGCTAAAATTACTGGCTGgtgatatattttttcatttgaacaacCTTAGGTATCTAAGTCTCCAAAATAACTTATTGAAATGGATTTCAGTGGATTTTTTGCATTCTAACTCACATATGCAGCAGCTGTGGTTAAATGGTAATCAGTGGGATTGCAGCTGTTATCTTAAGGAGCTAAGAGACTTTTCTCTGAGGAATATGACTATTGTCCCTCAACTGGTACAGTCTGTGCCAGAAGGTGATGAAAGCAACACACTTATCAACATTTATAACAACATTACATGTGCCAGTCCTCCAGAAGTTATTGGACAGGATTTACGGGACTTAAGAGATGAACACTTTGCACACTGTTAG